The following coding sequences lie in one Cryptococcus neoformans var. neoformans B-3501A chromosome 14, whole genome shotgun sequence genomic window:
- a CDS encoding hypothetical protein (Similar to gi|46095673|gb|EAK80906.1| hypothetical protein UM00812.1 [Ustilago maydis 521], FASTA scores: opt: 3007, E(): 2.5e-177, (59.413% identity (82.396% similar) in 818 aa overlap (1-802:21-830)); HMMPfam hit to AIRS, AIR synthase related protein, N-terminal domain, score: 238.1, E(): 1.6e-68; HMMPfam hit to AIRS_C, AIR synthase related protein, C-terminal domain, score: 167.3, E(): 3.1e-47; HMMPfam hit to GARS_A, Phosphoribosylglycinamide synthetase, ATP-grasp (A) domain, score: 314.6, E(): 1.4e-91; HMMPfam hit to GARS_B, Phosphoribosylglycinamide synthetase, B domain, score: 139.7, E(): 6.6e-39; HMMPfam hit to GARS_C, Phosphoribosylglycinamide synthetase, C domain, score: 141.6, E(): 1.8e-39; HMMPfam hit to GARS_N, Phosphoribosylglycinamide synthetase, N domain, score: 168.4, E(): 1.5e-47), with product MPEITAFPQPKSDLNVLLLGAGGREHALAFKLAQSSRVARIVVCPGNGGTALMGGKVSNLALPWGAPPAFGSILEWAKKENIDLVVPGPEQPLVDGVEGAFKKAGIPVFGPSPAAAMLEGSKSLSKEFMARHNIPTAAFRSFTSTQYEDAVAYIKSKPFTSGRSVIKASGLAAGKGVLIPETDEEALAALKSVMVDKEFGDAGDEVVVEEYLSGPEISVLAFSDGYTIVPMPAAQDHKRIGEGDTGLNTGGMGAYAPAPIATKEIMERCVKDVLEPTIKGMREDGYPFVGMLFTGFMITADGPRVLEYNVRFGDPETQALMLLLDEQTDLAEVLLACVERRLDSVKLGYKQGYAVSVVLASEGYPGSYPKGLPMTLNPTPEGVEVFHAGTKRSDNVTVTDGGRVLAVCASAPTLRAAVDLAYSGISQISFQGQTFRRDIAYRALSSEPPAEPKGLTYAAAGVSVDAGNDLVEAIKPVVKATRRPGADSDIGGFGGAFDLAKAGYKDPILVSGTDGVGTKLRVALDHGKHSTVGIDLVAMSVNDLIVQGAEPLYFLDYYACSKLDVPVASDVITGIAEGCLQAGCALIGGETAEMPGMYHGDDYDLAGFAVGVVERAQILPTPDIASGDVLLALSSSGPHSNGFSLIRKIVSLSNLALHDTAPWDKNTSVGDALLTPTKVYIKPLLPGIKSSLYKGMSHITGGGFTENIPRIFSSASNLGVKLDLTSYSLPAIWKWLMRAGNVEAKEMVRTFNCGVGMIIIVAKDKVDAALNSLKENGEEAWVIGEVQEKKGVEYIGLDQFGL from the exons ATGCCCGAAATCACCGCTTTCCCCCAGCCAAAATCAGATCTCaacgtcctcctcctcggaGCGGGCGGAAGGGAGCACGCCCTCGCGTTCAAGCTCGCCCAGTCTTCCAGGGTCGCTCGTATTGTCGTTTGCCCAGGTAACGGCGGTACTGCTCTTATGGGCGGGAAGGTCTCTAATCTCGCATTGCCTTGGGGTGCTCCCCCGGCCTTCGGGTCCATTTTAGAGTGGGCTAAGAAAGAGAACATTGACCTCGTCGTTCCCGGTCCCGAGCAACCTCTTGTCGATGGTGTCGAGGGTGCGTTCAAGAAGGCTGGTATTCCCGTCTTTGGCCCCTCACCCGCTGCTGCTATGCTCGAGGGCAGCAAGTCTCTCAGCAAGGAGTTCATGGCCCGACACAACATCCCCACTGCCGCCTTCCGATCGTTCACCTCCACCCAATACGAAGATGCCGTCGCCTACATCAAGTCCAAGCCCTTCACCTCTGGTCGAAGTGTCATCAAAGCGTCTGGTCTTGCCGCCGGTAAGGGTGTGCTCATCCCCGAAACCGACGAAGAGGCTCTTGCTGCTTTGAAGAGCGTCATGGTCGACAAGGAGTTTGGAGATGCCGGCGACGAGGTTGTCGTTGAGGAGTACCTCTCCGGCCCTGAGATTTCTGTTCTCGCTTTCAGCGATGGTTACACTATCGTGCCGATGCCTGCTGCTCAGGACCACAAGCGTATCGGCGAGGGTGACACTGGCCTTAACACTGGTGGTATGGGCGCTTACGCTCCTGCCCCGATCGCTACCAAGGAGATCATGGAGAGGTGTGTCAAGGATGTGCTCGAGCCCACGATCAAGGGAATGAGGGAAGATGGTTATCCATTTGTTGGCATGTTGTTCACCGGCTTTATGATCACTGCCGATGGACCTAGGGTTTTGGAGTACAACGTCAGGTTCGGTGACCCAGAGACTCAGGCTTTGATGCTATTACTTGACGAGCAGACTGATTTGGCCGAGGTGTTGCTT GCCTGTGTTGAGCGCCGTCTTGACTCTGTCAAGCTCGGCTACAAGCAAGGCTACGCTGTCTCTGTCGTCCTTGCTTCCGAGGGCTACCCCGGCTCTTACCCCAAAGGCCTCCCTATGACCCTTAACCCTACACCTGAAG GTGTTGAGGTCTTCCACGCCGGAACTAAGCGCTCCGACAACGTCACGGTCACCGACGGCGGCCGTGTCCTCGCCGTCTGCGCTTCGGCCCCTACCCTCCGCGCCGCCGTCGACCTCGCCTACTCTGGCATCTCTCAAATCTCCTTCCAAGGCCAAACCTTCCGTCGAGACATTGCTTACCGTGCTCTCTCCTCCGAACCCCCCGCCGAGCCCAAGGGCCTCACTTACGCCGCTGCCGGCGTTTCCGTCGATGCCGGTAACGATCTCGTCGAGGCTATCAAGCCCGTCGTCAAGGCCACTCGACGACCTGGTGCCGACTCTGACATTGGCGGGTTCGGCGGTGCGTTCGACCTTGCCAAAGCCGGCTACAAGGACCCGATCCTCGTTTCTGGGACTGACGGTGTCGGAACCAAGCTCCGTGTCGCTCTTGACCATGGGAAACACAGCACCGTCGGTATCGACCTCGTTGCGATGAGCGTCAACGACCTCATCGTTCAAGGTGCCGAGCCTCTCTACTTCCTCGACTATTATGCGTGTTCCAAGCTCGACGTGCCTGTGGCCTCGGATGTGATCACCGGTATTGCCGAGGGATGTCTCCAAGCTGGATGCGCATTGATCGGCGGTGAGACGGCAGAAATGCCGGGCATGTACCACGGGGACGACTATGATCTTGCCGGTTTTGCTGTGGGTGTGGTTGAACGAGCACAAATCCTCCCCACGCCCGATATCGCCTCTGGCGAcgtcctcctcgctctctcttcctctggccCCCACTCCAACGGTTTCTCCCTTATCCGCAAAATCGtttccctctccaaccTCGCTTTGCATGATACCGCCCCATGGGACAAGAACACTTCCGTTGGCGATGCGCTCTTAACCCCTACCAAGGTGTACATCAAGCCCCTCTTACCCGGTATCAAGTCTAGCTTGTACAAGGGCATGTCCCACATTACCGGCGGTGGTTTCACAGAGAACATCCCCCgtatcttctcctctgcgTCAAACTTGGGTGTCAAGCTTGATTTGACGTCTTACAGCCTTCCGGCGATTTGGAAGTGGCTCATGCGGGCTGGGAACGTCGAGGCCAAGGAGATGGTTAGGACGTTCAACTGTGGTGTGGGgatgatcatcatcgtcgccAAGGACA